The following coding sequences are from one Panicum hallii strain FIL2 chromosome 5, PHallii_v3.1, whole genome shotgun sequence window:
- the LOC112895392 gene encoding uncharacterized protein LOC112895392, whose translation MSSAASNPSPKAVNKLQLKRNPDDIGWQYGVLVNQDDLNVIQCKLCPMVVRAGIYRLKLHIAGIKGQVRSCPNANPEDRENCKKAIEDSKNVKRSRILEQQEVRDAVTDDMMDIEDGSTGLDDIGTSQPRAVGPMDKFTMPMDSSSLGSSRNLHKQKISEHIKKERLHKLKRYIARWMYVQGIPFNAINCDEFDQVLEAAGRFGPGAKKPYQHELREKLLHEEVEDTKKMVIDHAQEWASTRCSIMTDAWTDQKRRSIMNMCVNSCVGTSFIESKEVSAEAHTGQMIFELVDGFIEKVGEERIVQVVTDNASNNMAAKDLLYVKRPHLFWSSCATHSINLMLEAIGRMKKFKTILDSAKDLTIFIYAHHKALSLMRKYTKKRDIIRPGVTRFASASLTLQSLYDKKEQLRMMSQSEEWEKISHVKKSTKGVQATATLVKPMFWNGVNLCLRVFEPLVQVLRMVDGDIKPSMAWVYGDILKAKEEIRIGLGNVDKTGAALYKSIIQIAEEKMKKRLDCPVHMAAYCLNRYYSYSKPSIFDCEDVMDGFIAAIETFYHGDYNKQSQVLNDDFHKFKGKLDILQKKVAQAGRKDYDFSPDI comes from the exons ATGTCCTCCGCTGCCTCCAATCCATCGCCAAAAGCAGTGAACAAGCTACAACTTAAGAGAAATCCGGATGATATAGGGTGGCAGTATGGAGTTCTTGTTAATCAAGATGATCTGAATGTGATCCAATGCAAGTTATGTCCGATGGTTGTGAGGGCTGGAATTTATAGGTTGAAGTTACATATTGCTGGCATAAAAGGGCAAGTCCGGTCATGTCCCAATGCGAATCCAGAGGACAGGGAGAACTGCAAGAAAGCTATTGAAGATTCCAAGAATGTTAAAAGGTCTAGGATATTGGAACAACAAGAGGTTAGAGATGCTGTGACCGATGATATGATGGACATAGAAGATGGCAGCACGGGCCTTGACGACATTGGCACCTCTCAACCACGAGCAGTTGGTCCTATGGACAAGTTCACCATGCCTATGGACTCTAGTTCTTTGGGTTCCTCAAGAAACCTCCACAAGCAAAAGATTTCTGAACATATAAAGAAAGAAAGGTTGCACAAGTTGAAGAGATATATTGCAAGGTGGATGTATGTGCAAG GAATTCCTTTCAATGCGATAAATTGTGATGAGTTTGACCAAGTGTTGGAAGCTGCTGGCCGCTTTGGGCCAGGTGCAAAGAAGCCTTACCAACATGAGCTGCGGGAGAAACTACTGCATGAGGAAGTTGAGGATACAAAGAAGATGGTTATTGATCATGCACAAGAATGGGCCAGTACAAGGTGCTCTATTATGACTGATGCATGGACAGATCAAAAGAGGAGAAGCATAATGAACATGTGTGTTAATTCTTGTGTTGGAACATCTTTTATTGAGTCAAAGGAAGTCTCAGCTGAGGCACACACAGGACAAATGATTTTTGAGCTTGTTGATGGATTTATTGAGAAAGTTGGGGAGGAAAGGATTGTCCAAGTGGTCACAGACAATGCATCAAATAACATGGCAGCAAAGGATCTGCTTTATGTCAAGAGACCTCATTTGTTTTGGAGTTCATGTGCAACCCATAGTATTAACCTGATGCTTGAAGCAATTGGGAGGATGAAAAAGTTCAAGACCATACTTGATTCGGCAAAAGATCTAACCATCTTTATTTATGCTCACCACAAGGCTTTGTCCCTGATGAGGAAATACACAAAGAAGAGAGACATTATTAGGCCAGGTGTGACCAGATTTGCATCTGCCTCTCTCACTTTGCAAAGCTTGTATGACAAGAAAGAACAACTAAGGATGATGTCCCAAAGCGAGGAATGGGAGAAAATTAGTCATGTCAAGAAAAGCACTAAAGGTGTACAAGCCACAGCCACATTGGTGAAGCCTATGTTCTGGAATGGTGTTAATCTTTGCTTGAGGGTTTTTGAACCATTAGTTCAAGTTCTTCGCATGGTTGATGGGGATATTAAACCATCAATGGCTTGGGTGTATGGTGATATTCTTAAGGCCAAGGAGGAAATAAGGATCGGCCTAGGGAATGTAGACAAGACTGGGGCTGCTTTGTACAAGAGTATCATACAAATTGCGGAGGAGAAAATGAAGAAACGGTTGGACTGTCCGGTTCATATGGCTGCATATTGTTTAAATCGTTATTATAGCTATAGCAAGCCATCCATCTTTGACTGTGAGGATGTCATGGATGGGTTTATTGCAGCTATTGAAACATTCTATCATGGTGACTACAACAAACAGAGTCAAGTGCTCAATGATGACTTTCACAAGTTTAAAGGAAAGCTGgacattttgcaaaaaaaagTAGCACAAGCTGGCCGCAAGGATTATGATTTCAGTCCAGATATTTAA